In Sphingomonas sp. KC8, the sequence GCCTGTTCGATGGTGAACTGCCCCAATTCAACATCGGCACATATGACGGCGCCAGTTGTGCGCCTGCCCTGACCGCAGCGGTTGAAGCCGCTTGCGACGCATCGCCGTTCAGCCGTGTCACCAACGGCCGGTTTCGCGGTGGCTGGATCACCCGCCATTATGGCGCGCCCGCCAACGGGATCCACGCAATCCAGATGGAACTGGCCTGCCGGGGCTACATGGATGAGCCGGCCGACCCCGCATCACCCGACAACTGGCCCCCGCCGTTCGACGACGCCCGTGCCGCGCCATTGCGGGCCGCACTCGAACGCATCCTTTCTGCCTGCATCGCCTTTGCCAAGGACCCAGCATGACCCGCCTCGACAATAGCCGCATCATCCGCCCCGCAACCGGCACCACGCTTTCCGCCAAAAGCTGGCTGACAGAGGCCCCGTTGCGGATGCTGATGAACAACCTCCATCCCGATGTCGCCGAGCGGCCGGAGGAACTGGTGGTCTATGGCGGCATCGGCCGCGCCGCGCGCGACTGGGAAAGCTATGACCGGATCGTCGAGACGCTGAAACGGCTGGAGGACGATCAAACCCTTCTCATCCAATCGGGCAAGCCGGTCGGCGTGTTCCGCACCCATGCCGATGCGCCGCGCGTGCTGCTGGCCAATTCCAACCTCGTCCCCCATTGGGCGAACTGGGAGCATTTCCACGAGTTAGACGCCAAAGGACTGGCGATGTACGGCCAGATGACCGCCGGGTCATGGATCTATATCGGTAGCCAGGGCATCGTTCAGGGCACCTACGAAACTTTCGTCGAAATGGGCCGCCAGCACCATGGCGGCGATCTATCGGGCAAATGGCTGCTGACGGCGGGCTTGGGCGGCATGGGTGGCGCGCAGCCGCTGGCCAGCGTGATGGCCGGCGCATCCTGCCTTGCCATCGAATGCCAGCCATCGCGGATCGAAATGCGGCTGCGCACCGGCTATCTCGATCATGCCGCCAGTACGATCGACGAAGCGATGGCAATCATCGAACGCGCCTGCGCCGACAAGAAAGCCGTATCGGTCGGCCTGCTCGGCAATGCCGCCGAAATCCTGCCGGAGATGTATCGCCGTGGCATCCGCCCTGATCTGCTGACCGATCAGACATCGGCGCATGACCCGGTCAACGGCTATCTTCCCGCCGGCTGGTCGCTGGAACAATGGGCAACGATGCGCGAACGCGATCCCGCCGCCGTCACCGTCGCCGCCAAGCAATCCATGGCGGTCCATGTTCAGGCGATGCTGGATTTTCAAGCAGCGGGTGTACCGACCGTCGATTATGGCAACAATATCCGTCAGATGGCGCTGGAAACCGGTGTTGCCAACGCATTTGATTTCCCCGGTTTCGTGCCCGCTTATATCCGGCCCTTATTCTGCCGCGGAATCGGCCCGTTCCGCTGGGTGGCGCTATCCGGCGATCCCGAAGACATCGCCCGCACCGATGCCAAGGTGAAGGAACTGATCCCCGACAATCCCCACCTTCACAACTGGCTGGATATGGCGGCCGAACGGATCCAGTTTCAGGGCCTGCCCGCACGCATCTGCTGGGTCGGCCTTGGCGATCGCCACCGGCTGGGCATGGCCTTCAACGAAATGGTGGCGAGCGGCGAACTCAAGGCCCCGATCGTCATCGGCCGTGATCATCTCGACAGCGGATCGGTCGCCAGCCCCAATCGCGAGACGGAGGCGATGGCCGATGGATCGGATGCGGTGTCCGACTGGCCGTTGCTCAACGCCCTGCTGAACACCGCATCGGGCGCGACCTGGGTGTCGCTGCATCATGGCGGCGGCGTCGGCATGGGCTTTTCGCAGCATTCGGGCATGGTGATCGTCGCCGACGGCACCGAGACCGCCGCGCGCCGGCTGGAACGCGTGCTGTGGAACGACCCGGCGACAGGCGTGATGCGTCACGCCGACGCCGGCTACGCCATCGCCCGCGATTGCGCCCGCGAACAGGGACTGGATCTGCCCGGCATTCTGTAAAAGGCCTACGGCTTCTCGCGCTCTACCGCCGCAAGGCGACAAGCGCGAGGAGCAGCCACCCGCCGATCATCGCGATCCCGCCAAGCGGCGTCACCGCACCCAGCCAGCGCGGGGCGCCGAAAGCCATGGCGTAGAGCGTTCCCGAAAACACCAGCGCACCGACCAGCATCAACAGGGCCGGCATCCGTCCGCGCGGCAGGCCGTGAATGGCAAGCGCGGCGGCGGCATGGACCAACTGATAGGTAGCCCCCGTCCGCAACCATTCCACCGCCTTGCCCGATGCACCATGCGCGCCGAACGCGCCTGCCGTCACCGCCATCGCGCCCGAAAGCCCGGCCAGCGCGGCAACCCATCCCATCCGCTTCACGCCCGCTCATTTCCTTCCATTGGATTGTTGGGACCGAACATCATATCCTTGGCGGTATGCAGGTCCCCCGATTTGCTCTGCATTTCGAGGCGGATCGCATCGCGATCACGATATTCGCGCTCGACCCGGTTGATCTCGTCCAACTCGACCCCCACCGCTTCCAGCGCCTTGCGGCCCATCAGCACGGCGGATTCAAACATTTCGCGCACGCTGCCCGCGATATCGAGGCCATCCAGGCGGATCAGCGAGCGCCGATCATAGGCCCGCACCAGGACTGCGGCCTGCGGGAAGGTATCCAGCGCCGATTTCAGCCCTTCCTTGTCGAGCAAGCGATCATCGACGCAGTAGATGATCGCGCGCGCCTTATCGGCCCCCGCCTGCCGCAAAAGATCGAGCCGACGGCCATCGCCATAATAGACCTTCATGCCGAAACCACTGCTGCGGTCGATCGTCTCGGGCTGATTGTCGATCACCGTCACGTCGATCGATTTCGCCATCAGCATCTGCGCCACCGTCTGGCCGAACCGGCCATAACCGACGAGGATCGCGGTTCCTTCGGGCCGATCGGCCGGTCCTTCCATGTCTTCGCGTGGAGCAGGCTCGCCGGTGAAGCGCCGGGATAGCATCATCAGGAACGGTGTCGTCGCCATCGACAGCGTGACCACCGCGCCAAACAGGCTGGCCGCTTCGGGGGCGATCAACTGTGCACTCTGGGCCTGCCCGAACAGTACGAACGCGAATTCGCCCCCCTGGCTGAGCAACAGTCCCAAGGCAAAGGCCTGCCGGGTCGCAACGCCAAACAGCCGCGCCAGCCCGAAAATGACGCCAGTCTTGATGATCACCACGGCCGCCGCCAGCGACAGCACGAACAGCGGCCGGGTCGCGATCGCGTTCAGGTCCAGCATCATGCCGACCGCGATGAAGAACAGCCCGAGCAGCAAGGTGCGGAATGGTTCGACATCCGCCTCCAGTTCATGCCGGTAAGGCGAATCCGCCAGCATCACGCCCGCGATAAAGGCGCCCAGCGCCGTCGACAGGTGCAGCGCCTCCATCACGGCGGCGGCGGCCAGCACGGTGAACAGGCCGGCGGCGACGAACAGTTCGCGCTCGCCCAGTCCACCGATCAGCCGGAACAGCGGGTTGAGGATGTAGCGCCCGGCCAGCACCAGCCCGATGATCGCCCCAACCGTATACACCGCAAGCAGCCAGCCCGGCGGCGCCGACGCATCTGCCGGCGCACGCGACAGCGCCGCAATGATCGTGATCAGTGGAACGATCGACAGATCCTGAAACAACAGGATCGAAAAGCTTTTTTCCCCGAACGGCGTGTTCAGCCGCCCGGCGGAACGCAGCATCGGCAGTACCTGCGCAGTCGATGACAAGGCCAGCGGCAGGCCGAGCGCCAGTACCGCCGCAGTCGAAAACTCCGTCGAAACACTCAAAAATGCCGCCAGCGCGACACCGCACAGCACCACCTGCGCCAGCCCCAGCCCAAAAATGTCGCGGCGCAGGCGGAGCAGACGGCTCGGGTGCAAATCCAGCCCGACAATGAACAGCAGCAGGACGATGCCCAGTTCGGCGATCCCCAGCTTGCTTTCGGCATCGCCGACAAGGCCCAAACCCTGCGGGCCGATCAACGCCCCGGCAACCAGATAGCCCAGCACCGCGCCCAGACCGAGCCTGCGAAACAGGATGACCAGCACCAGCCCCGCACCCAGCAGCACAACGCCGTCGCGCACCAGCAATGTGGTGACATGTTCCTCGGTCATGCGGCAGGCTCGGACATGCTGACGGCAATGGAAGCCGCTTCCGCCACGGCTTCGAACGCCAGCCGGATCGACGCGTGCCGCGCCGGATATGGACGTGCCGGGACAAAGATCGCCAGCCCCGGCCAATCGCCGGGATCGTCGCGATCACCAGCCAGAAACGCCGTCAGCGTATCGCGCGCCCCGACGAGTTCATCCACGCTCCGGCCCAGCGCATGGGCCGCCATCAGGGATGCGGACGCCTGGCCAAGGGCGCAAGCGCGCACCTCCTGCCCCAACGCCACGATCCGGCCGGTCGCATCCACCCGCACATCAACGGTTACCCGGCTGCCACACACCGGCGATCGCCGTTCGACGCTTGCCTGTGGATCTTCCAGACGATGCTGATGCGGAATGGCCGTTGCCAGCCTCAATATCTCATTATTGTACAGTGCGGCGGCCATACCCGCCGTTTAAAGGCCGGCGCGCCGACACAACACCCCTAAAGCGTCAAATTATCGCTTGTCCGCTCGCTTTTCTCCGGCGCCACCATTTTTGCTGCGCATTTCGACGAAATCGACGATCGCGCGACTGCTGGCATTGAGTAGCGGAAAGGTACGCGAATCCCGCATCCATTCCGGCCGTTCCGACGAAGCGCCACTAATCACATCGCTTGCCAAATTTGCCGCCAGGAACAGCAACGCGGCAAGGATCAACCCTTTGACCCCGCCAAAACCGAAGCCAAGCACGCGATCAACCGGGCCAAGCACCGATTGCCGTGTCTGCTGCCCCATCCGCGCGGCCAGCAATTTGCCGGTTACGAACACGGAGATGAAGATCAGCGCAAAAGCCAGCACCGCGGCCCCCATGTGCGTACCCACCGGCGCCGCCAGCCATTCGGTAACAGGTCCGTGGGCGATTTTCACCGCGATGATAGCGGCCACCCAGGCAAACAGCGACAGCATTTCGGCGACGAAGCCGCGCAAACCACCCATTACGGCGCCGCCCCCCATCAGAATGAGGACGATGATATCAAGTGCGGTGAGGTTCATGGCACTGTCTGCTAGTCGCGCCCCAGCAGGTGGTCAACGAGCGCGCCCAGCGTACCGAAGGCAGACAGGCGAATGTCGCCCCCTTCCAGACCCGGCGA encodes:
- the hutU gene encoding urocanate hydratase gives rise to the protein MTRLDNSRIIRPATGTTLSAKSWLTEAPLRMLMNNLHPDVAERPEELVVYGGIGRAARDWESYDRIVETLKRLEDDQTLLIQSGKPVGVFRTHADAPRVLLANSNLVPHWANWEHFHELDAKGLAMYGQMTAGSWIYIGSQGIVQGTYETFVEMGRQHHGGDLSGKWLLTAGLGGMGGAQPLASVMAGASCLAIECQPSRIEMRLRTGYLDHAASTIDEAMAIIERACADKKAVSVGLLGNAAEILPEMYRRGIRPDLLTDQTSAHDPVNGYLPAGWSLEQWATMRERDPAAVTVAAKQSMAVHVQAMLDFQAAGVPTVDYGNNIRQMALETGVANAFDFPGFVPAYIRPLFCRGIGPFRWVALSGDPEDIARTDAKVKELIPDNPHLHNWLDMAAERIQFQGLPARICWVGLGDRHRLGMAFNEMVASGELKAPIVIGRDHLDSGSVASPNRETEAMADGSDAVSDWPLLNALLNTASGATWVSLHHGGGVGMGFSQHSGMVIVADGTETAARRLERVLWNDPATGVMRHADAGYAIARDCAREQGLDLPGIL
- a CDS encoding DUF423 domain-containing protein, producing the protein MGWVAALAGLSGAMAVTAGAFGAHGASGKAVEWLRTGATYQLVHAAAALAIHGLPRGRMPALLMLVGALVFSGTLYAMAFGAPRWLGAVTPLGGIAMIGGWLLLALVALRR
- a CDS encoding cation:proton antiporter domain-containing protein, whose protein sequence is MTEEHVTTLLVRDGVVLLGAGLVLVILFRRLGLGAVLGYLVAGALIGPQGLGLVGDAESKLGIAELGIVLLLFIVGLDLHPSRLLRLRRDIFGLGLAQVVLCGVALAAFLSVSTEFSTAAVLALGLPLALSSTAQVLPMLRSAGRLNTPFGEKSFSILLFQDLSIVPLITIIAALSRAPADASAPPGWLLAVYTVGAIIGLVLAGRYILNPLFRLIGGLGERELFVAAGLFTVLAAAAVMEALHLSTALGAFIAGVMLADSPYRHELEADVEPFRTLLLGLFFIAVGMMLDLNAIATRPLFVLSLAAAVVIIKTGVIFGLARLFGVATRQAFALGLLLSQGGEFAFVLFGQAQSAQLIAPEAASLFGAVVTLSMATTPFLMMLSRRFTGEPAPREDMEGPADRPEGTAILVGYGRFGQTVAQMLMAKSIDVTVIDNQPETIDRSSGFGMKVYYGDGRRLDLLRQAGADKARAIIYCVDDRLLDKEGLKSALDTFPQAAVLVRAYDRRSLIRLDGLDIAGSVREMFESAVLMGRKALEAVGVELDEINRVEREYRDRDAIRLEMQSKSGDLHTAKDMMFGPNNPMEGNERA
- a CDS encoding iron-sulfur cluster assembly scaffold protein, whose protein sequence is MAAALYNNEILRLATAIPHQHRLEDPQASVERRSPVCGSRVTVDVRVDATGRIVALGQEVRACALGQASASLMAAHALGRSVDELVGARDTLTAFLAGDRDDPGDWPGLAIFVPARPYPARHASIRLAFEAVAEAASIAVSMSEPAA
- a CDS encoding CvpA family protein gives rise to the protein MNLTALDIIVLILMGGGAVMGGLRGFVAEMLSLFAWVAAIIAVKIAHGPVTEWLAAPVGTHMGAAVLAFALIFISVFVTGKLLAARMGQQTRQSVLGPVDRVLGFGFGGVKGLILAALLFLAANLASDVISGASSERPEWMRDSRTFPLLNASSRAIVDFVEMRSKNGGAGEKRADKR